From the Maioricimonas rarisocia genome, one window contains:
- a CDS encoding protein kinase domain-containing protein: MSATESHLPPNLASIAKTRLADVTVAEGRPQADVAADHDATLAGGRFAAGTSEAAVPDDSCPSPAETDPNLGRQIGRYRIDGIIGSGGMGTVYQAEQTHPVRRTVALKMIQSDLANSRVIDRFHLERQTLARMDHPDIACVFDADTTRDGDPYFVMEYCRGLPIDEFCNRHKLTIEERLRLLARVCHAVHYAHSQGFVHRDLKPGNILVAEDRPKPQIRIIDFGIAKALGDDSPFAAEQTRAGEILGTPAYMSPEQARGDAIDARTDVFALGGLMYALLTDSPPIRFDQQTGSSLAGVLNTITEFEPERPRHRLRRFDAATRVRLAETRSMTVQQLAALPSDLDWITLRALAPERTDRYATADDFADDLDRFLDHRPVTAVAPALSYRLRKYVRRHRRTVLSAAAVLATIIVAAGAIAYDHVQASRQEHARTLRLQDEITQILDEARAHHRLARKDRQLLESQLPQIAAACSQAQLLVTGEPELHGLAERVKQQLTEVEKDRRALALVHNLEEARNRATHNSTVRRNTSAMAFADINQMKEALIGFGVVPRKVAPQAAARALLSTPAILHEEIGDALEFWLSEAPVGPGVYVRVTETVCTVAGIVAGGPAALDGTLKPHDELVGLVTENGRLVPFAGMTKQQVYRQLNQPPGTSIRLRIRPSNDVEQTLRLVCGGEESLWVRQTLADVSPSLWAEQLRDAARAFDVDQLRALAGQPDLGSRSLSALLFLSGVLFALDERETAVACLRIAQRAHPHEFWPNHYLGVALNSMAHDRIDHESIRYLTAAVALRPQSAAPRYNLACALEAAGEPTAALEFYRIALEIDPEYAAARLAIKRLEASDTSYTSAGNLNAHRLADSRPQTAADIWQLPPFESEARALAGDGRFEEAMVLLDRAHRDAPEDHRVDRARGIVLLAQGEYAEAQSLLRKTAAIAPDDAATRFYLGLACHYLGLLPDAVAQYEAALTIRPDYAAVHEYLDGLKSDAIPGEATP, from the coding sequence GTGTCTGCCACTGAGTCCCACCTCCCCCCGAACCTGGCTTCAATCGCAAAGACCCGGCTCGCCGATGTCACCGTCGCCGAGGGCCGGCCGCAGGCGGATGTTGCCGCCGATCACGACGCCACCTTGGCAGGGGGCCGGTTCGCAGCTGGCACTTCCGAGGCAGCGGTCCCGGACGATTCCTGCCCATCGCCGGCAGAGACCGATCCGAATCTCGGCCGGCAGATCGGCCGGTACCGGATTGACGGAATCATCGGTTCGGGCGGCATGGGGACCGTTTATCAGGCCGAGCAAACCCATCCAGTCCGGCGTACGGTCGCCCTGAAGATGATCCAGAGCGATCTGGCCAATTCCCGCGTCATTGACCGTTTCCACCTGGAACGGCAGACGCTGGCCCGGATGGATCATCCCGACATCGCCTGCGTCTTCGATGCCGACACGACCCGCGACGGCGATCCCTACTTCGTCATGGAGTACTGCCGCGGCCTGCCCATCGATGAATTCTGCAACCGGCACAAGCTGACCATCGAAGAGCGGCTGCGCCTGCTGGCCCGGGTCTGCCACGCCGTCCACTACGCCCATTCTCAGGGGTTTGTCCACCGGGATCTCAAACCGGGCAACATTCTCGTCGCAGAAGACCGTCCGAAGCCGCAGATCAGGATCATCGATTTCGGAATCGCCAAAGCCCTGGGAGATGATTCCCCCTTTGCCGCCGAGCAGACGCGTGCCGGCGAGATCCTCGGCACGCCGGCTTACATGAGCCCTGAGCAGGCCCGTGGTGACGCCATCGACGCGCGAACCGACGTCTTCGCCCTGGGGGGGCTGATGTACGCGCTGCTGACGGATTCGCCGCCGATCCGGTTCGATCAGCAGACCGGCAGCAGCCTTGCCGGGGTCCTGAACACGATCACAGAGTTCGAGCCGGAACGTCCCCGCCATCGCCTCCGCCGCTTCGACGCTGCCACCCGTGTCAGGCTGGCAGAGACCCGTTCGATGACCGTACAGCAGCTGGCAGCACTCCCGTCGGATCTGGACTGGATCACGCTGCGGGCCCTCGCGCCCGAGCGCACGGATCGATACGCCACCGCAGACGACTTTGCGGACGATCTCGATCGATTTCTCGACCATCGTCCGGTCACGGCAGTCGCTCCGGCCCTGAGCTACCGCCTTCGAAAGTATGTTCGCCGGCACCGGCGCACGGTTCTCTCGGCCGCCGCCGTACTTGCCACAATCATCGTCGCCGCCGGGGCCATCGCCTACGACCATGTGCAGGCGTCTCGGCAGGAACACGCCCGGACGCTGCGACTGCAGGACGAGATCACACAGATTCTCGACGAGGCACGAGCCCATCACCGGCTGGCCCGAAAGGACCGCCAGCTCCTGGAATCGCAGCTTCCGCAGATCGCGGCCGCCTGCAGCCAGGCACAGCTGCTTGTGACCGGCGAACCGGAACTGCATGGTCTCGCCGAACGCGTCAAACAGCAGCTCACCGAGGTCGAAAAGGATCGCAGAGCGCTTGCGCTGGTTCACAACCTCGAAGAAGCACGAAATCGCGCCACTCACAACTCCACCGTCCGTCGCAACACGTCCGCCATGGCGTTCGCCGACATCAATCAGATGAAGGAGGCCCTGATTGGCTTCGGCGTCGTGCCCCGGAAAGTCGCCCCCCAGGCCGCCGCTCGCGCTCTGCTTTCGACGCCGGCGATCCTGCACGAGGAGATCGGCGACGCGCTGGAGTTCTGGCTCAGCGAGGCGCCGGTCGGTCCGGGCGTTTACGTCCGGGTCACCGAAACGGTCTGCACCGTCGCAGGGATCGTCGCTGGCGGACCGGCCGCCCTCGACGGAACTCTGAAGCCACACGACGAACTGGTCGGTCTCGTCACCGAGAACGGTCGGCTGGTCCCGTTCGCGGGCATGACGAAACAACAGGTGTACCGCCAGCTCAACCAGCCGCCCGGCACGTCCATCCGGCTGCGCATTCGTCCGTCCAATGATGTCGAGCAGACTCTGAGGCTCGTCTGCGGAGGCGAAGAATCGTTATGGGTCCGCCAGACACTCGCCGACGTCTCACCGTCCCTCTGGGCCGAACAGCTTCGCGATGCAGCTCGCGCCTTCGACGTGGATCAGCTGCGGGCGCTGGCGGGTCAGCCGGATCTCGGGTCGCGTTCCCTCTCTGCTCTGCTGTTTCTCAGTGGAGTCCTGTTCGCACTCGACGAACGGGAAACGGCCGTTGCCTGTCTGCGAATCGCTCAGCGGGCCCATCCTCACGAGTTCTGGCCGAATCATTATCTCGGCGTTGCACTCAACAGCATGGCGCACGACCGGATTGACCACGAATCAATCCGCTACCTGACGGCCGCCGTCGCGCTCAGGCCGCAAAGCGCCGCACCGCGCTACAACCTCGCCTGCGCCCTGGAAGCGGCCGGCGAACCGACCGCCGCTCTGGAGTTCTACCGCATTGCCCTCGAGATCGATCCGGAGTACGCCGCCGCCCGACTCGCGATCAAACGACTCGAAGCGAGCGACACGTCGTACACTTCGGCAGGAAACCTGAACGCCCACCGGTTGGCCGACTCGCGTCCGCAGACGGCAGCAGACATCTGGCAACTGCCACCGTTCGAGTCCGAAGCACGGGCGCTGGCGGGTGACGGCCGGTTTGAAGAAGCGATGGTCCTGCTTGATCGTGCCCATAGGGACGCCCCCGAGGATCACCGCGTCGACCGGGCCCGGGGCATCGTCCTGCTCGCCCAGGGTGAGTATGCCGAGGCGCAGTCCCTGCTGCGGAAAACTGCCGCGATCGCCCCCGACGACGCGGCGACACGGTTCTACCTGGGACTCGCCTGCCACTATCTGGGACTGCTCCCCGATGCGGTCGCACAGTACGAAGCGGCCCTGACAATTCGCCCCGATTACGCAGCCGTCCACGAATACCTCGATGGACTCAAAAGTGATGCGATCCCGGGCGAAGCGACACCTTAA
- a CDS encoding GGDEF domain-containing protein, with amino-acid sequence MTEALWKTTASLQEAMETPRTSGPGKLLQIHPVDIHKGLIYLPELGLTIGRSAQCAITVDDDAVSRQHLRIERRDGDYVAVDLGSTNGTFVNDRPVTEQVIAPGDRIRIGKHIFKLLSSDELESQYYDAVYCMMTEDGLTGATNKRAFVDILKRETRRSLNTDRPLSLVLFDVDHFKSINDTHGHLPGDQILQELVARVRNVVESHVVLARYGGEEFALLIPEMNTSQAAIVAERCRETVAASAFETTDGPITVTISLGVADTTTLGPDELAPDQAIIAAADAFLYEAKSCGRNRVCH; translated from the coding sequence GTGACCGAAGCCCTGTGGAAAACAACCGCCTCCCTGCAGGAGGCCATGGAGACGCCGCGGACGAGCGGCCCCGGAAAACTGCTGCAGATCCATCCGGTCGACATCCACAAGGGGCTGATCTACCTGCCCGAACTGGGGCTGACGATCGGCCGCAGTGCCCAGTGTGCCATCACCGTCGACGACGACGCGGTCTCCCGTCAGCACCTGCGGATTGAACGTCGCGACGGCGACTATGTGGCGGTCGACCTGGGGAGCACGAACGGCACCTTCGTCAATGACCGACCTGTCACCGAGCAGGTCATCGCACCGGGTGACCGCATCCGCATCGGCAAACACATCTTCAAGCTCCTCTCCAGCGACGAACTCGAGTCGCAGTACTACGACGCCGTCTACTGCATGATGACCGAAGACGGCCTGACCGGAGCGACCAACAAACGGGCCTTCGTCGACATCCTCAAACGCGAAACGCGACGGAGCCTGAATACGGACCGACCGCTGTCACTGGTCCTGTTCGATGTCGACCACTTCAAATCGATCAACGACACGCACGGCCACCTGCCCGGAGATCAGATCCTGCAGGAACTGGTTGCACGAGTCCGCAACGTCGTCGAATCGCACGTTGTTCTTGCCCGCTACGGCGGCGAGGAGTTCGCACTGCTCATTCCGGAAATGAACACCAGCCAGGCCGCGATCGTCGCCGAACGGTGCCGCGAAACGGTTGCCGCATCAGCGTTCGAGACAACCGACGGCCCGATTACGGTCACCATCAGCCTGGGCGTGGCTGACACGACGACCCTCGGCCCGGACGAACTGGCCCCGGACCAGGCAATCATCGCCGCCGCCGACGCGTTTCTCTACGAAGCCAAGAGCTGTGGGCGCAACCGTGTCTGCCACTGA
- a CDS encoding TIGR03067 domain-containing protein, with translation MRAQIRHFSLVALLLLIGVPAVAEDAQSKDAERTSGPASEQEAIQALQGNWRLVDVTFDGEPSDGTLPDQLLTVRGRNVHFRHGDGSEHESQRMYSVNPHREPAELTMYGDNFLIQAIYRIDGHRLTIAFHGRSEQARPESFEADGTSEAGPLCTWTYRRVE, from the coding sequence GTGCGCGCGCAAATCCGTCATTTCAGTCTGGTGGCCCTGTTGCTGCTCATTGGCGTGCCGGCGGTTGCTGAGGACGCGCAGTCGAAAGATGCTGAACGCACGAGCGGTCCCGCGTCAGAGCAGGAGGCGATCCAGGCTCTGCAGGGAAACTGGAGGCTGGTGGACGTGACGTTCGACGGTGAGCCTTCAGACGGCACTTTGCCGGATCAATTGCTGACGGTCCGCGGTAGGAACGTCCACTTCCGCCACGGGGACGGCAGTGAGCACGAATCTCAGCGGATGTACTCGGTGAACCCGCACCGGGAACCGGCAGAGTTGACCATGTACGGTGACAATTTCCTGATCCAGGCGATCTACCGGATCGATGGCCACAGGCTGACCATTGCTTTCCACGGTCGATCCGAGCAGGCGCGTCCCGAGTCGTTTGAGGCGGACGGAACGAGTGAGGCCGGACCGCTGTGTACGTGGACCTATCGGCGGGTGGAGTAG
- a CDS encoding DUF433 domain-containing protein produces the protein MSTVSYPHLSIDEDGGARIGRTRYTVLHLATEHYHFGWSAEELLRQHPDLRPEEVYAAMTYFYDHHDKMVAEMNEQATAAEGLRGSGQLSRDELLRRRSGAEQVAIDVRWNTRPTACLYLFGRDPQS, from the coding sequence ATGAGCACCGTTTCCTATCCGCATCTCTCAATTGACGAGGACGGGGGCGCCCGCATCGGCCGGACCCGCTACACGGTGCTGCATCTGGCGACCGAGCATTACCATTTCGGGTGGTCGGCGGAGGAACTTCTGCGACAACACCCCGATTTGCGCCCCGAGGAAGTCTACGCGGCGATGACGTATTTCTATGACCACCACGACAAAATGGTGGCCGAGATGAACGAGCAGGCGACCGCTGCGGAGGGACTTCGAGGTTCAGGCCAACTCTCGAGGGACGAGTTGCTCCGTCGGCGCAGCGGAGCGGAACAGGTGGCGATCGACGTCAGATGGAACACGCGTCCTACGGCTTGCCTCTACCTCTTTGGGCGTGATCCTCAGTCATGA